The nucleotide window GTTGCATCAAGAAAACTCCTTTTTTCTTTTGAAGGGAGCCCAAGCACGGTGACTTCGTTGTCCCAACACTACGATATTTATAATAGAACTTACCATTTCCTCTTAAAGTCCCCCTGATAAGGGGGATTTAAGGGGTTAAATACTAATGAAATAACGACTTTTCGGTAAAATGTACCTCAATTTGCGTAAGTCCTATATAATATAGTTTATCAAATCTGCGTCCTGTTTTCCACTAAAATCCTATTTTGCGAAAAAACTTCACATTTTCTGAACTTTTCTCACCCTGATAATTTCTAAAGTAGGACTTACGCAGTCTGCTCATTTGTAGCACAAACTTTCCAGTTTGTGTCAGAAGAACGTGTGTTTCTGGAAAAGTTTCCATCTCACAGGATATGCTACGGCTACAATTGCGTAAGTCCTATAAAGTTTTCCTTGCGTGCAGGTTAATTCTGTGCTATACTTAACTTCACTATGAAAGCTGCTAAGAATTCTACAACTCCAGTAATTACCGTAAATCGAAAGGCGAGGTATGATTATCACCTACGCGATCGGTATGAAGCAGGTATCGTCTTGCAAGGGACTGAAGTGAAGTCAATTCGTGCGGGGCGGTTTAACCTGACAGATAGTTACGCACAGATCACAGATGGGGAAATCTTCCTCATTGATGCGCACATTGGACCGTACGAACATGGAAATATCGCCAATCACGAGCCGAAACGGAAACGGAAACTCCTATTGCATCGACGCGAAATCATTAAACTTGAACGCTTAATCCGTTCAAAGGGAATGACTATTGTTCCGACCCGAGCATATTTTAGCAACGGGAAAGTGAAACTGGAGTTGGCTGTCGCAATG belongs to Candidatus Poribacteria bacterium and includes:
- the smpB gene encoding SsrA-binding protein SmpB is translated as MKAAKNSTTPVITVNRKARYDYHLRDRYEAGIVLQGTEVKSIRAGRFNLTDSYAQITDGEIFLIDAHIGPYEHGNIANHEPKRKRKLLLHRREIIKLERLIRSKGMTIVPTRAYFSNGKVKLELAVAMGKQVYDKRDKIEREATANEIRAYN